A genomic stretch from Deltaproteobacteria bacterium includes:
- the ilvN gene encoding acetolactate synthase small subunit — MHKMISILVRNHPGVLSHVAGLFTRRGYNIESIAAGETENPDVTRITIVVAGDEAILEQVTKQLRKLIDVIKVQDLSYSRSITRELVLLTIYSPVDKRAEVINTANTFGATVVDITDKTMTLEFVGDARKVNTIMRALEGFKVKEVARTGLVGLPLESQIEGSLNML; from the coding sequence ATGCACAAAATGATCTCCATCCTGGTGCGCAACCACCCCGGCGTGCTGTCTCACGTGGCTGGCCTGTTCACCCGGCGAGGTTATAATATTGAAAGTATCGCCGCCGGTGAGACTGAAAACCCGGACGTGACACGCATCACCATCGTCGTGGCTGGCGATGAGGCTATCCTGGAGCAGGTGACCAAGCAGCTGCGTAAGCTCATTGACGTCATCAAGGTCCAGGACCTCAGTTATTCCCGCTCCATCACCCGGGAGCTCGTCCTGCTGACCATTTATTCGCCGGTGGACAAACGGGCGGAGGTCATCAACACGGCCAATACCTTTGGGGCAACCGTGGTGGATATTACCGATAAGACCATGACCCTGGAGTTCGTGGGAGACGCCCGTAAGGTCAATACCATCATGCGGGCCCTGGAAGGATTCAAGGTCAAGGAGGTCGCCCGGACCGGTCTGGTGGGTCTGCCTCTGGAAAGCCAGATCGAAGGTAGTCTAAATATGCTCTGA